The proteins below are encoded in one region of Terriglobia bacterium:
- a CDS encoding 6-phosphofructokinase, translated as MSKIQRIGVLTAGGDCPGLNAVIRAVAKTALSRYHLEVLGIEDGFLGLVQNRMHPLSNESVSNILTLGGTILGTNNRVDPRRYPVKANGSSEIRDVTDRCLEHIAHNQLDAIIVIGGDGSMTVTSHFVRLGINCIGVPKTIDNDLFGTDVTFGFATAVAIATEALDRVHTTAASHHRVMVVEVMGRNAGWIALHAGIASGTDVILLPEIPFDIDKVCEFVVGRSKRGKRFSIICISEGARPRNGQQVIHRIDPTSPDPIRLGGIGQKLAFDIEAATGIETRTVILGHVQRGGTPVAADRVLATEFGGTAVDLLMAGERGRLVVMKGGTVTHIQLEEAAGKQRLVPLDLPLLRAARAVGTCFGD; from the coding sequence ATGAGCAAAATCCAGCGCATCGGCGTGCTGACGGCAGGAGGTGACTGTCCCGGCCTGAACGCGGTCATCCGGGCAGTGGCCAAGACAGCCCTAAGCCGGTATCACCTGGAGGTCTTGGGCATCGAGGATGGCTTTTTAGGGCTGGTCCAGAACCGGATGCACCCGCTCAGCAACGAATCGGTCAGCAACATCCTGACGCTGGGGGGCACCATTTTAGGCACCAACAACCGGGTTGACCCGCGCAGATACCCCGTCAAAGCCAACGGCTCGTCCGAGATCCGCGATGTCACGGACCGTTGTCTCGAGCACATTGCCCATAACCAGCTGGACGCAATCATTGTCATCGGAGGCGACGGCTCGATGACCGTGACATCTCATTTCGTCCGTCTGGGGATCAACTGCATCGGTGTTCCGAAGACGATTGACAATGACCTGTTCGGCACGGATGTTACCTTCGGGTTCGCTACTGCAGTAGCCATTGCCACGGAAGCCCTCGACCGCGTTCACACGACTGCGGCCAGCCATCATCGTGTCATGGTCGTCGAGGTCATGGGGCGGAACGCCGGCTGGATCGCCCTGCACGCAGGGATCGCGAGCGGCACCGACGTCATTCTCCTCCCCGAGATTCCCTTCGACATCGATAAGGTGTGCGAATTCGTGGTCGGCCGCTCGAAGCGCGGCAAGCGCTTCAGTATCATCTGTATTTCGGAGGGCGCTCGCCCTCGAAACGGCCAGCAGGTAATCCATCGCATCGACCCGACCAGTCCCGATCCGATCCGGCTCGGGGGCATAGGTCAGAAGTTGGCCTTCGACATTGAGGCCGCAACCGGCATCGAAACCCGCACGGTGATTCTCGGTCACGTGCAGCGCGGCGGCACGCCGGTGGCGGCCGATCGCGTGCTGGCCACGGAGTTCGGCGGGACGGCTGTGGACCTGTTGATGGCGGGGGAACGCGGCCGCCTTGTGGTGATGAAAGGCGGGACGGTCACTCATATCCAGCTGGAAGAAGCGGCAGGCAAGCAGCGC